The Penaeus vannamei isolate JL-2024 unplaced genomic scaffold, ASM4276789v1 unanchor2559, whole genome shotgun sequence DNA segment ttttttttttttttttttttttgcaattttcaattttccataatacaacctgcgccaccagtcacagtggccaggaatatgTTGTGCAGCACTAAAATGGCATCCTAGCCAGAACTCTTCCAATCAAGGCTTACACACCTTACATTGCACATTCGTTTATCGATTTCCAAATAAgtctaatcacactccaagaggtttgtgtacTTGTGGCAAGTCTTTTCCATCACTCTGGCCTTCGCTTGTGACAGCAGCTTTGTGCCACCTGGCCCAAGACCATTCTCTCCTATGACGGAAGGTTCACATTACCTGGCCCACGACTTAGATTTTTCCATGACGAGACCATAATGCCATCCAGATCATATTGGTTAAGATGTCATCCTGGTATGAGTGTCAGTCTAGCCATGATGTAATAGGTCAGCATCATGTATAAGTAgggtaaagaaaataaattgcaTACTTCCATACTGTATTAATAAAAATTGCCTAAAGTTATTTACAAGGATTTCACTTTTTATATATGCTTCTAATACATATCTTTAAGCTTACTTTTTTATGGCATAATAAATGAAATCTCTTTGATATACAGGTGCTGAGGAAGAAGAACTAGACACTCGAAATCAGCAGAGGTCATATGCCCTTGCGGGAAAAGTCTCAACCCTACGATCggttagtatctctctctctctctctctctctctctctctctctctctctctctctctctctctatttcactctctctctctctctctctctctctctctctctcttctttcctctctcttcttccctctctcttctttcctctttcttctttcctctaccctttcccctctcctttctctctctctatctctctctatctatctatctctgtctctctatctctctctttcaactctttcctctcccctctaccctcttccctatcccctctccattactctcccctcctctttctacttgttctcatctctcccctcattctctttctctttctctccagttcTGTATTGTTTTTTcatgctttccttttttctgtgtttttgctAGAATGCTATATCATTTCAATATTTTCTCTATTAAAAGCATTGTTGGAGAGCGTGATGTAATAATATTCAATAAACATAttgcattatatattatacattatgtgTAAGAAATAGTtagtaaaatatatattcctttatacttACTACATCATgagatgaaaataactataattacCAAATTACCATTCTATAGATTGCCCAGCCCTCTAAAAGTCCATTTTCCTTCAAACTAAACCAAACAATTTCCCACAGCTGGCACTAGACATCGAGAATGAAGCTTACGAACACAACCGGCTGTTGGACGGGATGGGAAACGACTTCTCAAGCGGCGAAGGATTAATGATGGGCAGTTTAAACCGAGTAAAGAATCTCCTCACATCAGGGAGGCAAAACCGCAAGGTTATGTGCTACATGTCCGGTTTCGTCATCGTCTTCGTGATCATTCTGTGGTACCTGTCGTCGCGGATATTCAGCAGCGAGTgaggggttgaagggagagaTTTTtctggggggtgtaggggtgtgagACGGGTGAGGATGGGGTGTATCTGTGATGAGCTTCTTTCTTATACCTATTCTCattcatctttgttttctttcttcatattcttttctttttttaagggagaAAGTAAATCAATTTTAGAATATAGGAGaggatgaatatttatattttgttttctttctctctgtttttcctgaGGAAGAgaattgatataaatattttattgtttttctcttcttcaaaaaGAGGATGCGTGTTAAATGCATTAGTGCGACGTTTGCTCACTTTTTAGCTACGTGATGGATGGCTGTTTAGACTGGACGTACTAGTTTCCACCAGTTAAGGTTGTTTGGTACATACAAAACATACTTCGCAGGTTTTTGTAAACCGAGCTAAGTAATTCCGAGAGATATTTTTGTAATTcagttattgcatatatattgtgcTTTTGAGATGTAGGTGATGTAACACTCCTCATCACAAGTGTTTTGAATTAAAGCCTGTGATCAAAGTGGATCCATTTGATTAATAAAAGGACAGTTGTTTCATTCCAATATTTCCTGTccatctttctgtattttttcccgttttattCTCAAGaatcttttcattttatcattttattgttttcctcccttttttatataCTTCACCCATttgcaaacctttttttttttttcattatctatttattctcagTGTTGAGATGAATAAAACTTCATTTTATTCgtacaaataagaaaatatgaaaaaatatacaaaaatatataccatGTCTTCAATTTCAATAGTATGAATGGCTGCAATTTGAAGGCAATATAGTGATTAATTAATGATTCATTTTATCAGTGAAGGTTTAACTATATCTGACATTAACCCAGTGTTGCCAGGATAGCATAAAGTATATGCTATGTCCATTGTGtccatttgtttattgaatatctTTCCACATAGATGTTTAAGCGCTACGAAGTCATTTGCTCGTTCTACTTCCCTCACCTGTTAACCCTTTACCTTGATTTTCaggaagtttttttctttttttattgcttttaccataGTTAATAACATCACCATAATCCTAAATGATCATAGAgtcaatgttgataatgacaacatcGATAAGAACATCAGAAAAAAACAGTTTTCCCGACACCGCAAAttaaatcaggtgaggtcacgcTAGGCTTGCGAATCGGTTCTTTGGTGGCAGAGTACGTGTGGAGGCATCCGTGTGTATTTATAATTCTCAAAAGAAAATTACAGTAGACAGTATGACTACTTGGC contains these protein-coding regions:
- the LOC113808746 gene encoding BET1-like protein (The sequence of the model RefSeq protein was modified relative to this genomic sequence to represent the inferred CDS: added 16 bases not found in genome assembly); this encodes MASWGGAEEEELDTRNQQRSYALAGKVSTLRSLALDIENEAYEHNRLLDGMGNDFSSGEGLMMGSLNRVKNLLTSGRQNRKVMCYMSGFVIVFVIILWYLSSRIFSSE